The following proteins are co-located in the Paraburkholderia phytofirmans PsJN genome:
- a CDS encoding acyl-CoA thioesterase: MSNPSVAPLDRSETTFRFLAEPSSVNFGGKVHGGALMKWIDETAYACSAVWSGRYCVTVSVGNIRFRRPILVGNLVELRARVVATGRTSMHIHVSVQAGDPKGGELLQTTDCLIVMVAVNENGQPVPVPAFVPETDEQKRLARYAIDVKEALDAIVELKPEEVAQGKV; the protein is encoded by the coding sequence ATGAGCAACCCTTCCGTAGCGCCGCTGGATCGTTCCGAAACCACTTTCCGCTTTCTGGCCGAGCCGAGCTCGGTCAATTTCGGCGGCAAGGTGCACGGCGGTGCGTTGATGAAGTGGATCGACGAAACCGCGTACGCATGCTCGGCGGTGTGGTCCGGTCGCTATTGCGTGACGGTCAGCGTGGGCAATATCCGCTTTCGCCGGCCGATTCTGGTCGGCAACCTGGTCGAACTGCGCGCCCGGGTCGTGGCCACGGGCCGCACCAGCATGCACATTCATGTTTCGGTGCAGGCGGGCGATCCGAAGGGCGGCGAACTGCTGCAAACCACCGATTGTCTGATCGTGATGGTCGCCGTCAACGAAAACGGCCAGCCGGTGCCGGTGCCGGCCTTCGTGCCGGAGACAGACGAACAGAAGCGCCTCGCCAGATACGCGATAGACGTGAAGGAAGCGCTCGACGCGATCGTCGAACTGAAGCCGGAAGAGGTGGCGCAGGGGAAGGTTTAA
- a CDS encoding GlxA family transcriptional regulator: protein MAARHIVFAVAPDLVLLDACGPLEAFWRAELTVAGTAGAGVGQAVDNDEGVVRDAGRSGISGSAGSGASSAGAGQSAGSSGSDSAANSYGSAGAASSATSNDAANSYSAPSAASSASSPGRSLPQPLAYRTTVASIDGGILQTFPGLPIVTERLDSLDDQPIDTLIVPGVPVDEHCTLEPELVAWIRRHAPRARRVCSVCTGAFYLAAAGLLDGRRATTHWRDAPRLAQRFPNVHVDADPIFIRDAGRHEGDGVVWTSAGVTAGIDLALALIEEDVGHAVAMQAARRLVVFMKRPGGQSQYSAALAAQASANGPFEALHSWMTAHLRDDLSVERLAERTRMSPRTFARRYVDEVGRTPAKTVSALRLEAASRALAESRRPLKRIALDCGFGSEQNLRRAFLRRFGVLPLDYRERFMSAAAPRNGAVSETASELAEAS, encoded by the coding sequence ATGGCGGCGCGTCATATCGTTTTCGCGGTCGCACCGGATCTGGTGCTGCTCGACGCCTGCGGACCCCTGGAGGCGTTCTGGCGCGCGGAGTTAACGGTCGCGGGGACAGCGGGGGCGGGAGTCGGCCAAGCCGTGGACAACGACGAGGGAGTCGTCCGCGACGCGGGCCGATCGGGCATATCGGGCAGTGCGGGTAGTGGGGCGAGTTCGGCTGGTGCAGGTCAGTCGGCGGGTTCGTCTGGTTCGGACAGCGCGGCCAATTCGTACGGTTCGGCTGGCGCGGCCAGTTCGGCTACTTCGAACGACGCGGCGAATTCGTACAGTGCACCTAGTGCAGCGAGTTCGGCTAGTTCCCCGGGTCGCAGCCTGCCCCAGCCATTGGCCTACCGCACCACGGTCGCCTCGATCGACGGCGGCATATTGCAGACTTTCCCCGGCTTGCCGATCGTCACCGAACGCCTCGATTCACTCGACGACCAGCCGATCGACACGCTGATCGTTCCCGGCGTCCCTGTCGACGAACATTGCACGCTGGAACCGGAACTCGTCGCGTGGATCCGGCGCCATGCGCCGCGTGCCCGGCGCGTGTGCTCGGTGTGCACCGGCGCGTTCTATCTGGCGGCGGCGGGCCTGCTCGACGGCCGCCGAGCGACCACGCATTGGCGCGACGCGCCGCGCCTCGCGCAGCGGTTTCCCAACGTCCATGTGGATGCCGATCCGATCTTTATCCGCGATGCCGGGCGTCACGAAGGCGATGGCGTCGTCTGGACGTCGGCGGGCGTGACGGCGGGCATCGATCTGGCGCTGGCGCTGATCGAGGAGGACGTCGGTCACGCGGTCGCGATGCAGGCGGCGCGGCGGCTGGTGGTCTTCATGAAGCGGCCGGGCGGGCAGTCGCAATACAGCGCGGCGCTGGCGGCGCAGGCCTCGGCGAACGGGCCTTTCGAGGCGCTGCACAGCTGGATGACGGCGCATTTGCGCGACGACCTGTCGGTCGAGCGGCTCGCCGAACGAACCCGGATGAGCCCGCGCACCTTCGCGCGGCGCTACGTGGACGAGGTCGGCCGCACGCCGGCTAAAACCGTCTCGGCACTGCGTCTGGAAGCCGCTTCGCGCGCGCTCGCCGAATCGCGCCGGCCGCTCAAGCGAATCGCGCTCGACTGCGGATTCGGCAGCGAACAGAACCTGCGGCGGGCTTTTCTGCGACGTTTCGGCGTGCTGCCGCTCGATTATCGCGAGCGCTTCATGTCGGCGGCCGCGCCGCGGAACGGGGCTGTTTCCGAAACCGCCTCGGAGCTTGCCGAAGCGAGTTGA
- a CDS encoding MFS transporter — translation MPPSAASTVPAHAPGLRDTDPHDRRAARVLAVCQALYTSSVSIDLTLTGLVGYTLADDKALATLPFSLITVAAALTTIFASFLMARIGRRAGFVLGAGVGALGGAISVWAIFHHSFWAFCAGTSTVGVFQAFAQYYRLAAADAVGIDDKSRAISTVLAGGVVAAVCGPLLAAWSKDWLAPVAFAGSYALVTGFGLLSIALLTLLYRDAAPTASTAATHEAARPLGEIVRQPIFAAALANNALGYAVMMFVMTATPIAAVACGHTIGDGAQVIQWHLVGMFAPSLFSARLIKHFGVLRVIGAGIALSALCGVLALRSTDLPHFYAALACLGVGWNFMFVGGSTLLAQSYRPSERAKTQATSEFTTFAFSALGSLFAGQLLARFGWATINAAIFPLLAAAALATLGYAWSRKRRLMAEVS, via the coding sequence ATGCCACCGTCCGCCGCTTCCACCGTTCCAGCCCATGCACCCGGCCTGCGCGACACCGATCCGCACGACCGGCGTGCCGCGCGCGTGCTCGCCGTGTGCCAGGCGCTGTACACCTCGTCGGTATCGATCGATCTGACGCTGACCGGTCTGGTCGGCTATACGCTTGCCGACGACAAAGCGCTCGCCACGCTGCCGTTCTCGCTGATCACCGTCGCCGCCGCGCTGACGACGATCTTCGCGTCGTTCCTGATGGCGCGCATCGGCCGCCGCGCGGGCTTCGTGCTCGGCGCGGGCGTCGGCGCGCTAGGCGGCGCGATTTCGGTGTGGGCGATCTTTCACCACAGTTTCTGGGCCTTCTGCGCCGGCACGTCGACAGTCGGCGTGTTCCAGGCGTTCGCGCAGTATTACCGGCTGGCCGCCGCCGACGCGGTCGGCATCGACGATAAAAGCCGCGCGATTTCGACCGTGCTGGCGGGCGGCGTGGTGGCCGCCGTTTGCGGGCCGCTGCTTGCCGCGTGGAGCAAGGACTGGCTGGCGCCGGTCGCATTCGCGGGTTCGTATGCGCTGGTAACGGGCTTCGGGCTTTTATCGATAGCGTTGCTAACGCTGCTGTATCGCGACGCGGCTCCCACCGCGAGCACGGCGGCGACTCACGAGGCGGCGCGGCCGCTCGGCGAGATCGTGCGGCAGCCGATCTTCGCGGCGGCGCTCGCCAACAACGCGCTCGGCTACGCTGTGATGATGTTCGTGATGACCGCGACGCCGATCGCCGCGGTCGCCTGCGGCCACACGATCGGCGACGGCGCGCAGGTCATCCAGTGGCACCTGGTCGGCATGTTCGCGCCGTCGCTCTTTTCCGCACGGCTGATCAAACACTTCGGCGTGCTGCGGGTGATCGGCGCGGGCATTGCGCTCTCGGCGCTGTGCGGCGTACTCGCGTTGCGTTCAACCGATCTGCCGCATTTCTACGCGGCGCTCGCCTGTCTTGGCGTGGGCTGGAATTTCATGTTCGTCGGCGGCTCGACGCTGCTCGCGCAATCGTACCGGCCGTCGGAGCGGGCCAAGACGCAGGCCACCAGCGAGTTCACGACGTTCGCGTTTTCCGCGCTGGGGTCGCTGTTCGCCGGTCAATTGCTGGCCCGCTTCGGCTGGGCGACGATCAATGCCGCGATATTTCCGCTGCTTGCGGCGGCGGCGCTGGCCACGCTCGGGTACGCGTGGTCGCGCAAGCGGCGGTTAATGGCGGAGGTGTCCTGA
- a CDS encoding ArsR/SmtB family transcription factor, with product MPATLADEQNQNHFPGLSRIGALLADPGRAAMLWALMDGSARPAGELTIIAGLSPSAASAHLARLTDGGLLALEVRGRHRYFRIASPDIAASIEALANVAQVSAPQRPVPRPVRTVPLDMRYARTCYDHMAGELSVRVFEQLVERGLLTLHGTSLEATAEGVARLADWGIDMSVQKTRRRRFACTCPDWSERRPHLGGALGAALLDSWTSHGWVERTERPRILRITPAGHRHFDAFLAG from the coding sequence ATGCCCGCCACTCTCGCAGACGAACAGAACCAGAACCATTTCCCTGGCTTGAGCCGCATCGGCGCACTGCTCGCCGATCCCGGCCGCGCCGCCATGCTGTGGGCACTGATGGACGGCAGCGCTCGCCCGGCCGGTGAGCTGACGATAATCGCCGGGCTCTCGCCGTCGGCGGCCAGCGCCCATCTCGCGCGCCTGACCGACGGCGGCCTGCTCGCGCTCGAAGTGCGCGGCCGGCATCGCTACTTCCGGATCGCGTCGCCGGATATCGCCGCGTCGATCGAAGCGCTCGCCAATGTCGCTCAAGTCAGCGCGCCGCAGCGTCCCGTGCCGCGCCCGGTGCGCACCGTGCCGCTCGACATGCGCTACGCGCGCACCTGTTACGACCATATGGCCGGCGAATTGTCGGTGCGCGTGTTCGAGCAGCTGGTCGAGCGCGGCCTGCTGACGCTGCACGGCACGTCGCTGGAAGCCACCGCCGAAGGCGTTGCCCGCCTCGCCGACTGGGGCATCGACATGTCGGTCCAGAAAACCCGGCGCCGCCGCTTTGCGTGCACCTGTCCCGACTGGAGCGAACGGCGTCCGCATCTGGGCGGCGCCCTCGGCGCGGCGCTGCTCGATTCGTGGACGTCGCACGGCTGGGTCGAGCGCACCGAGCGGCCGCGAATTCTGCGCATCACGCCGGCCGGGCATCGCCATTTCGACGCGTTTCTTGCTGGGTGA
- a CDS encoding DUF6600 domain-containing protein gives MRTVTPHRYSNRRVIGYTLIAAAAFLLAGQATFAQEIEEAPQSAAATQNTDPPGRVARLNYTAGAVTTEPAGATDWSYAQINRPLTTGDQLWNDQNARSELHIGSTAVRLGSSTSLDLLNLDDNSAQLKVAQGTLSARVRELAPGSSYEIDTPNLALGLNGPGDYRVDVAPDGSSTTVTVRSGGATVYGDSGQVPVAAGQQIRFGGTNLQQLADNGVPGLDAFDQWAAGRDAAEDRSVSARYVSRDIPGYQDLDANGTWQSSPQYGEVWVPRGTSAGWAPYRDGHWVWQAPWGWTWVDDAPWGFAPYHYGRWAQVDDTWAWVPGPVAVSEPPVYAPALVAFVGGGGGGVNWGVDLAIGGAVAAGVAWFPLGPGEPWHPHWGGHDHWSPGYYNRVNQTTIVNNYNRNVNVTNIHNTYINYRAPGAVTAVPATAFVHGQPVGRFAQKVDPRQWRNAQINPGGPGIAPVRESFGPGQRNANYRPPAAVMTRPVVATRSPAMPAAYHDSLAQRFAQSGGRVPGGGQPIVRTSVPAHMAGGPSALPVQNVRVVQSHIAGRAPGMAAGALGGPNGMQQRPGEAPRGGEQQARPGMPPGAPGGAGAMQQQAAQRPGETPHGGEPQARPGMAPQMANQRPQAGEAGHPSNGVPRPPQANGGNHAGFAQQQQQQPQRGMPQQAGQQPGVNERHEPAWTQPHTPMAQQAQQRGGPQPQAGRPEFAQQPGAARPGENPAAQQQQQQARQQEIRPQPQQQAQLQRQPEPQAQRPAETQAQQQPRQEYHPQPVQQPMQQPRQEPRQQQAQQQPRPEFHPQPQPQQQPHQQQAQQQPRPEFHPQPQQQPRQEPRPQQAQQPRPQAQPQHGDQHSGGGNHDEHRKS, from the coding sequence ATGAGAACAGTCACCCCACACCGCTATTCGAACCGCCGGGTTATCGGCTATACGTTGATCGCAGCCGCCGCCTTCCTGCTGGCAGGCCAGGCCACCTTCGCGCAGGAAATCGAGGAGGCGCCGCAGAGCGCCGCCGCCACGCAGAACACCGATCCGCCCGGCCGCGTCGCGCGCCTGAACTATACGGCGGGCGCCGTGACCACCGAACCGGCCGGCGCTACCGACTGGTCGTACGCGCAGATCAACCGCCCTCTCACCACCGGCGACCAGTTGTGGAACGATCAGAACGCCCGCTCGGAGCTCCACATCGGTTCGACCGCGGTGCGCCTCGGATCGTCCACAAGTCTCGATCTGCTCAATCTCGACGACAACAGCGCCCAGCTCAAAGTCGCGCAGGGCACGCTGTCGGCGCGCGTGCGCGAGCTCGCGCCGGGTTCGTCCTATGAGATCGATACGCCGAATCTCGCGCTCGGTCTCAACGGTCCCGGCGACTACCGCGTCGACGTCGCGCCGGACGGCAGCAGCACGACCGTCACCGTGCGCAGCGGCGGCGCGACGGTGTACGGCGACAGCGGCCAGGTGCCGGTCGCGGCCGGCCAGCAAATCCGCTTTGGCGGCACCAACCTGCAACAGCTCGCCGACAACGGCGTACCCGGCCTCGACGCCTTCGATCAGTGGGCCGCCGGCCGCGACGCTGCGGAAGACCGCTCGGTGTCGGCGCGCTACGTGTCGCGCGACATTCCCGGCTACCAGGACCTCGACGCTAACGGCACATGGCAAAGCTCGCCGCAATACGGCGAAGTGTGGGTGCCGCGCGGCACGTCCGCCGGCTGGGCGCCCTATCGCGACGGCCACTGGGTCTGGCAGGCGCCGTGGGGCTGGACCTGGGTCGACGACGCGCCGTGGGGCTTCGCGCCCTACCACTACGGCCGCTGGGCGCAGGTCGACGACACGTGGGCATGGGTGCCGGGACCGGTCGCGGTCAGCGAGCCGCCCGTCTACGCGCCGGCGCTCGTCGCTTTCGTGGGCGGCGGTGGCGGCGGCGTGAACTGGGGTGTGGATCTGGCGATCGGCGGAGCGGTCGCCGCCGGCGTCGCGTGGTTCCCGCTCGGGCCGGGCGAGCCGTGGCATCCGCATTGGGGCGGTCACGATCACTGGAGTCCCGGCTACTACAACCGCGTCAACCAGACGACGATCGTCAACAACTACAACCGCAATGTGAATGTGACCAACATTCACAACACGTACATCAACTACCGCGCTCCGGGCGCCGTGACCGCGGTGCCCGCGACGGCCTTCGTGCACGGACAGCCGGTCGGGCGCTTTGCCCAGAAGGTCGATCCGCGGCAATGGCGCAACGCGCAGATCAACCCGGGCGGTCCGGGCATCGCGCCGGTGCGGGAGAGTTTCGGGCCGGGCCAGCGCAACGCGAATTACCGGCCGCCGGCGGCGGTGATGACGCGTCCGGTGGTGGCGACGCGTAGTCCGGCGATGCCGGCGGCCTATCACGACAGCCTCGCGCAGCGTTTCGCGCAAAGCGGCGGACGAGTGCCGGGCGGCGGTCAGCCGATCGTGCGGACCTCGGTGCCGGCGCACATGGCGGGCGGACCGAGCGCGCTGCCCGTGCAGAACGTGCGGGTCGTGCAGTCGCATATCGCCGGACGTGCGCCGGGCATGGCAGCGGGCGCACTGGGTGGACCGAATGGGATGCAGCAGCGGCCGGGCGAAGCACCGCGCGGTGGAGAGCAGCAAGCACGCCCAGGGATGCCGCCGGGTGCGCCGGGCGGAGCGGGCGCTATGCAACAGCAGGCCGCTCAGCGGCCGGGTGAAACACCGCATGGCGGCGAACCGCAAGCGCGGCCGGGCATGGCGCCGCAGATGGCCAATCAGCGGCCGCAGGCTGGGGAGGCGGGGCACCCGTCGAACGGTGTGCCGCGTCCGCCGCAAGCGAACGGTGGCAATCACGCGGGGTTTGCGCAGCAGCAACAGCAGCAGCCGCAGCGGGGAATGCCGCAGCAGGCGGGGCAGCAGCCGGGCGTGAACGAGCGGCACGAGCCCGCCTGGACTCAACCGCACACGCCGATGGCGCAGCAAGCCCAACAGCGTGGCGGCCCGCAGCCGCAGGCTGGACGCCCGGAGTTCGCGCAACAGCCCGGCGCGGCGCGTCCCGGGGAAAATCCGGCGGCCCAGCAGCAACAGCAGCAGGCGCGTCAGCAGGAAATTCGGCCGCAGCCGCAGCAACAGGCTCAACTGCAGCGTCAGCCCGAGCCGCAGGCGCAGCGTCCGGCGGAAACCCAGGCGCAGCAACAGCCGCGTCAGGAATATCATCCGCAGCCCGTGCAGCAGCCGATGCAGCAGCCGCGTCAGGAACCGCGTCAGCAGCAGGCGCAGCAGCAACCTCGGCCGGAGTTTCATCCGCAGCCGCAGCCTCAACAGCAGCCGCACCAGCAGCAGGCGCAACAACAGCCCCGGCCGGAGTTTCATCCGCAGCCGCAACAGCAGCCGCGCCAGGAACCGCGTCCGCAGCAGGCGCAGCAGCCGCGTCCTCAGGCACAGCCGCAGCACGGCGACCAGCATTCGGGCGGCGGCAACCATGACGAGCATCGGAAAAGCTGA
- a CDS encoding thymidylate synthase, translating to MKQYLDLVRTILDTGTWQENRTGIRTISMPGAMLRFDLQQGFPAVTTKKLAFKSAVGELVGFLRASRSAADFRDLGCKVWDANANQNPQWLANPYRQGPDDLGDVYGVQWRQWPAYKVLDANAGAQLADATARGFQVVTEFEEDGSNKILLYKAIDQLRQCLDTIMHNPADRRILFHAWNPAVLDQIALPACHLLYQFLPNAVTREISLCLYIRSNDVGLGTPFNLTEGAALLHLVGRLTGYTPRWFTYFIGDAHIYENQLDMLQQQLKREPYESPSFAISERVPEYAKTGVYEPEWLEKIEPADFSLVGYRHHEPLTAPMAV from the coding sequence ATGAAACAATACCTCGACCTCGTCCGCACGATTCTCGACACCGGCACGTGGCAGGAGAACCGCACTGGCATCCGCACCATCAGCATGCCGGGCGCGATGTTGCGCTTCGATCTCCAGCAAGGTTTTCCCGCGGTGACCACGAAAAAGCTGGCGTTCAAATCGGCGGTGGGCGAACTGGTCGGGTTCCTGCGCGCTTCGCGCAGCGCGGCGGATTTCCGCGATCTCGGCTGCAAGGTGTGGGACGCGAATGCCAACCAGAATCCGCAATGGCTCGCCAATCCCTACCGGCAGGGTCCGGACGATCTCGGCGACGTGTACGGCGTGCAGTGGCGCCAGTGGCCCGCCTACAAGGTGCTGGACGCGAACGCGGGCGCGCAACTCGCCGACGCGACCGCGCGCGGCTTCCAGGTGGTGACCGAATTCGAGGAAGACGGCAGCAACAAAATCCTGCTGTACAAGGCAATCGACCAGCTGCGCCAGTGTCTCGACACGATCATGCATAACCCCGCGGACCGGCGCATTTTGTTTCATGCGTGGAACCCGGCGGTACTGGACCAGATCGCATTGCCGGCTTGCCATCTGCTGTATCAGTTCCTGCCGAATGCCGTGACCAGGGAAATTTCGCTGTGCCTGTACATTCGCAGTAACGACGTCGGGCTCGGCACGCCGTTCAATCTGACCGAAGGCGCGGCGTTGCTGCATCTGGTGGGGCGATTGACGGGATATACGCCGCGCTGGTTCACCTATTTCATCGGCGACGCGCATATCTACGAGAATCAGCTCGACATGTTGCAGCAGCAGCTCAAGCGCGAGCCATATGAAAGCCCAAGCTTCGCGATCTCGGAGCGCGTGCCGGAGTATGCGAAAACCGGCGTGTACGAGCCGGAATGGCTTGAAAAGATCGAGCCGGCGGATTTCTCGCTGGTCGGCTACCGGCATCACGAGCCGCTCACGGCGCCGATGGCCGTTTGA
- a CDS encoding sigma-54 dependent transcriptional regulator produces MEPATRQLIYVSRDPSAELNTRFHQRGWHVEVVGSARDVRRAVRAGMAAGGLLDLSSEFQPHEIAAFESCLTMPNVGWVAATMPGQLQDAALRRLVRDYCFDYVTVPYSGDRIVDSVGHAYGMISLGETASNDASQGAEGEMVGSCDAMLALFRSIRKVAMTDAPVFISGESGTGKELTAVAIHERSARRNAPFVPINCGAIPPHLLQSELFGYERGAFTGANQRKIGRVEAANGGTLFLDEIGDLPLESQASLLRFLQERKVERLGGHGAIDVDVRIISATHVDMTAAMIEGRFRSDLYHRLCVLQIDEPPLRARGKDIELLARHMLERFKKDASRRLRGFAPDAIAALHNYGWPGNVRELINRVRRAIVMSEGRAITARDLELAEYVEIVPVSLAQAREAAERQAIELALLRHRGRLGDAAQELGISRVTLYRLLCSHGMRHMEGEPLAAPHGELPASVPHL; encoded by the coding sequence ATGGAACCCGCAACGCGGCAACTGATTTACGTTTCGCGCGATCCGAGCGCGGAGCTGAATACTCGGTTTCACCAGCGCGGCTGGCATGTCGAAGTCGTGGGGTCGGCGCGCGACGTGCGCCGCGCTGTTCGCGCCGGAATGGCGGCCGGCGGCCTGCTTGATCTGTCTAGCGAATTTCAGCCACACGAAATCGCTGCCTTCGAATCCTGCCTGACCATGCCGAACGTGGGCTGGGTCGCGGCCACCATGCCCGGACAACTGCAAGACGCCGCGTTGCGCCGGCTCGTGCGCGACTACTGTTTCGACTACGTCACGGTGCCGTATTCGGGCGACAGGATCGTCGATTCGGTGGGTCATGCGTACGGCATGATTTCGCTCGGCGAAACGGCTTCCAACGATGCATCGCAAGGCGCCGAAGGCGAAATGGTCGGCTCGTGCGACGCCATGCTCGCGCTGTTCCGTTCGATCCGCAAAGTGGCGATGACCGACGCGCCGGTTTTCATCTCGGGCGAATCGGGCACGGGCAAGGAGCTGACGGCGGTCGCGATTCACGAACGCTCGGCGCGGCGCAATGCGCCTTTCGTGCCGATCAACTGCGGCGCGATCCCGCCGCATCTATTGCAATCCGAACTATTCGGCTATGAACGCGGCGCGTTTACCGGCGCCAATCAACGCAAGATCGGCCGGGTGGAAGCGGCGAACGGCGGCACGCTGTTCCTCGACGAAATCGGCGACCTGCCACTCGAAAGCCAGGCGAGCCTGCTGCGCTTCCTGCAGGAGCGCAAGGTGGAGCGGCTGGGTGGGCACGGCGCGATCGACGTCGACGTGCGCATCATCTCGGCCACGCACGTGGATATGACCGCGGCGATGATCGAAGGACGGTTCCGCTCCGACCTCTATCACCGTCTGTGCGTATTGCAGATCGATGAACCGCCGCTGCGCGCGCGCGGTAAGGATATCGAACTGCTCGCGCGCCATATGCTGGAACGTTTCAAGAAGGATGCAAGTCGTCGCTTGCGCGGCTTCGCGCCGGACGCGATCGCGGCGCTCCATAACTACGGCTGGCCGGGCAATGTGCGCGAGCTGATCAACCGCGTGCGGCGCGCGATCGTGATGTCGGAAGGGCGCGCGATCACGGCGCGCGATCTCGAGCTCGCCGAATATGTGGAGATCGTGCCGGTGTCTCTTGCGCAGGCGCGTGAAGCGGCCGAACGTCAAGCTATCGAGCTGGCGCTGTTGCGTCACCGCGGGCGGCTTGGCGACGCCGCCCAGGAGCTCGGCATCTCGCGCGTCACCTTGTACCGGCTGCTGTGCTCGCATGGCATGCGCCATATGGAAGGCGAGCCGCTCGCCGCGCCGCACGGCGAATTGCCGGCTTCGGTGCCGCATCTGTAG